The Oncorhynchus nerka isolate Pitt River linkage group LG5, Oner_Uvic_2.0, whole genome shotgun sequence nucleotide sequence aggagaggggttagtGGCTGGACTAAGACCTGCAGGGAGACCATGAGGAAAGTGGaacggtgcacacacacactgacaggcaaGTGAATAAATCAACAAATTCATACTGGTTAGATAAAGAAGTCCGGTTGTCAAGACTGGTACAGAGAGTAAAACTCCCAATAGGAGATTGTGTGTATAACGTACTTGTGGTAGTGTACAGATTTCACAAGCAATTTCTCTGGGAGTCCATCTTCTTCATCCAGCTGCTCAGTGGGTTCCACTATGGCAGGCCGAGGAGACCTGGAGACAACATGATGAGATGGGAGTATCACTCACACTGCTTGGAATTGATTTGGCGCATTTGGGTTATTTCGTAAACCAGGTAACTAAGTAAATGCAGTCGTTGGTTGTCTTACGCGGTGAGCAGAAGCGCCCCGTCAGCACAGCGATCCAGGGCTTTACGAGCACAAGGTTTGTTGGCAAACTCCACGAAGCCCTTCCCAGTGGGCCTTCCGCGATCGTCCACCACAACGATAGCCCTTTCCACAGGGCCGAACTCGGAAAAGGCCTCCTCAAGGAGCTCGTTGGAGACCACGGGCGAAAGGTTCCGCACCGTGAGGGCAGAGCCGTGCGTGGCGAAGCGGATCCGGATAGGTCGGTTCCCCAGCACTGTGCCGTCCAACTCTGCCTTGGCAATCTCTGCTAGGGTCCTGGTTTCCTAGAATACCAGGTCAAAGGTTAGGCTCGATTGATAGCAAACTTTCAAACGTTTTTTTTTATACAGCCTTGGTTGATTAATGAGAATTGCCACCTAGATAGTGTTACCATAAACTCTAGTCAAGTATGTTTCAAAGGGACCCGATGTATCAAGTAATGAATGGTTTCGGGTGGAGGAGTAGACTTAACAACTGGTCAGGCAAACCCATCCGCCTGAGTAATACATCGTTGCTAACTAACTAGGGGAAACAGATGGCTATCGATACTAATGCGGCCTAAACACCAACATTCAAAAGGAGCTTCCTTCACCACGGAGTTAGATATTACTGATTAACGTTACTCTAAAACGCAGTCTTACCAGTCGAATGAAGCCGAATCCTCGGTCTCGGTTGATAAACACCTCGTTAGCCTCGCCATACTTGGAAAACAGCTTTTTGAAATCATCCTCCGTGAGGTCTGTCGGGAGATTACCGATGAACAACCTACAGCGCTGCGTGAAGGTTTTCTCCCCGGGTCTCCTGAAACTCTTTATATCCAGCGTCATCTCCTGCGACTCTCCGgctccaccctccccctctgcCGCAGGGCTGGCAGCCGTCGGCGGCTTTGGTGGTGGAGTTTTCCCATCCGCAACATTCGGCCTTCGCTCCATGCCTGGAGAGTCCATGTTGCGCTTTGTGTGCTGCTGCTGGTGGTACCGCTGCTGCTGgtggtactgctgctgctgctgaggtTTCGGCGACGGTGCGTTGTTttgaatgttgatctgtttaagATTTCGGTGAGCCATACTTAGAGCGAAGTAAATCCCTCACAATATGTATCCAGTAAGTATAGCTTTGAATGCGCAGAAATGTTTCAGAAACGAAGAAATCGTGCCTCCTTTCAGTCAACAGCCAGCGAAGTGCGGCTGTAATTCAAAATGGCGATGACTGCGCGCGCACCGTTGACGCGAGGTATTCAACGTGGCTGTGGTTTTCCCCTTGGCCACTAGGTGGTATACGAAGACTTTCACAAGCTAAGTGATGTCGGGAAGTTTTTGCATGGCACGGTGGCATGCTGATGTTGGTGTCCACTTTGTTCAACATGTTCACTCACACATGTTCAAGGTCAATGTCATGGGAAGATTCAGTGTGCTGCCGCTGACACTTTACTATCTAAATGATTGATATTCGTAACAGCAGCATGTTGGTTCCCTTCCCAAGATGGGAACACTATGTCAGTAGGAGTATTACTCTACTTGGCAGTGGTACTGGTAGGCTCACTATGCTTATTGCTTATATAATCATTAATGCCATTTAGGCCTGGGGCAGATCTCATACTCAGTCACTCTGTCCATGGTCCAAagtttatgcacacacacacacacacacacacacacacacacacacacacacacatcctatggGGGTAAAGTGGAGGGAAGGGGTTCATGGGGTGATAAAAGGGATGGTTGGTCTCTTTGTGCCAGATGTCTGAGACTGGTCATGTGACAACGATGACTGAGACTGGTCATGTGACAACGATGGCATTCACGGACCTCCACACAACTAAATGGCCCTGTAGCCACATTTTTGCCCATTGTGATGACAAAAGACGCCAGGGTCACTGGaaaccagacagacacagatgcCTGACAGTATAATACACGCTATTCCCTATGTATTGTATAATGTGTAAAAACGACAGGTAGCTGATTGTAAAATAAAACCCCTATTCCCCACATAGTTGACCAGAGCCCACATAAACTGGTTATAAGCTGACATAAGCTGTCATTACTGTTTATGACAGCTGGTATTCTATCCTCATTGCAGATGAATGATCTTAAGTCAGTTTTGTGTTCCCCCTTAATGGTTATTAAGGTGATGGTAAACTGGTTCTTGATCTATGCCAAAGGTCCATTTCTACCTGGACAAGCTCAGTGACAAAATAATGTATAGGTACCTAGCTCTGTGATGGGCTAGTTTCCCAGCATCTGGTGTCTCTTTACCACAGTTGTCAGGCAGATGCCTGATACACCCAATTTATCGTCTGTGTGCTAATGTTTGCATAGCAACGATAGTCTTCTCAGATCCCTGGAAAGGGTCACAGAGAAAAGTTTGGCAGCTAACCTTCACATGACTGATGTGtgtcacatgaacacacacacacacacacacacacacacacacacacacacacacacacacacacacacacacacacacacacacaccaggctagTGGCCGGgcgatagaaagagaggggaggagggtgatTAGTTTTTGTTGTTAGGGCTCAATCCCCTGTGCTTTCGGGGGCATAAAGGAAGTGCTGCTCTCAGCAGGGTCAGTGGGCTAGGTCTGCAGAGGCACGCCAGGGGCGAAGGGGGAATTATAGCCAGCGATTAACTAGGCAATCCTCTGCCAATCACATGATATGAACTAGTGTGGCAATGAAAAAACaacaggggggagagggagagcgagagaacacctaaaaggaagcgattcctaCACCTATCACCAgcgagtcccctaagcaagctggtcctggggctctgttcacaaacacaaacccaggagccccaggacagcaacacaattagatccaaccaaatcatgagaaaacaaaaagataactacttgacacattggaaagaattaacaaaaaaactaagcaaactagaatgctatttggccctaaacagagagtacacagtggtagaatacctgaccaccgtgactgacccaaacttaaggaaagctttgactatgtacagactcagtgagcatagccttgctattgagaaaggccgccgtaggcagacctggttgtcaagagaagacaggctatgtgcacacagcccacaaaatgaggtggaaactgagctgcacttcctaacttcctgcccaatgtatgaccatattagaaacatatttccctcagattacacatatCAACAAAGAACTCGAAAATAAACCTgatgttgataaactcccatatctactgggtgaaataccacagtgtgccatcacagcagcatgatttgtgccctgttgccacaagaaaaggtcaaccagtgaagagcaaatgccattgtaaatacaacccatatttatgcttatttattttcccttttgtactttaaccatttgcacattgttacaacactgtatatatatagtacatactatgacatttgtaatgtctttattcttttgtaacttctgtgagtgtaatgtttactgttaatttttattgtttatttaacttttgtatattatctacttcacttgctttggcaatgttaacatatgtttcccatgccaataaagccccttgaattgaactgaattgagaggcaggggagagggagatgtgggggaggggaggggaggtaagtagagggagagagcacaGTATAGGGTGGGGTTTGGGGgtcagagtgagagtgagagaggcggGGGAGtgggagatgtggagggaggggaggtgtgtAGCGGGAGAGAGCACACTACATGGTGGggtttgggggagagagagagacaggaagagtaggagagatgtATGTAGAGCAAAAGAGGGAGAGCTAAGGATGGAATATGCTGTCTGTACTCTTCCAAGGACTAAGATCTTCCTCTCCTAGTCCAAGACTTCGCCCACTATCTTTTCTTCAATGCACCAAATTCACTCCAGACGTCCCCAATTCTCCAAGATTGTGATCCATTTCACCCCTACACTTCCCTCAGGCCCCTCCCCAAATTGTATTTTTATCTCTGTGAATACTGAACCAGTAAGGGCTAAATACTGAAAGTGACTGAGATATCTTGACTTTCACTATCACACCCAACTGTTCCCCATTGGTGTTGGTTACAGCCTGTCAGATAGGCTAGCTATAGGTGCATGTTATAAAGGAAACTAAATTACATTTTGATGGATGTTCCTCATCACAGTGTGAAAaccgtgtgcctgtgtgtcttcCCAACCTCtcactcccttctcctctctcctccaccccttcctttcctctcactttgtctccccctcccttcatACCCCCATGTCCTCAAAAAGCACAACTACTATCTCTTTCTGCATTGTGGAAAGCCAAAGTACTTATTTTATTTCACCAAACAAAACCCCCAGGCGACAAGTTAGATATGGTACAAAAAGTTTATTCAGTAACAGTTTTGTAAACATTTGAGGTAAATTAACATTTACATCAACATGTTCTTACAAAAGTTCAGACGTAAGGCACTTCTCTTCATAGACAGTGATTTCACAATGGGGTATCTGGTCTGAGCATATCTAAATCTCCTTCCCTGCCTCACTGGCCAATGAAATCTCACTCCACGCCAGAGATTCCAAAAGTCCAACAAATGTCCGTTTtctgatgggggtggggggggtgggggtgccTGACACAACAATGGAGTATAACTTTAACCTAGCCAAACACCTCTCCAGTATTTTTTCGACAAAAAAGTCAACAAAGATGCAATCTTTTTTTCAAAATCAACTTTTTTGTATTTGGTAATCTGGTAATTCTCtcataaatataaatactttcaAAAATATTGAGACATCCTCTTTTTGAGATGTCCTTTGTTATTTTATCTTAGAACACCATTCTGTCTTAACTGTCCAGATCATTATCTACATGCTAAAGTGTCAACTTTAAACAACCGAAATGACAAGGTTATAAACAGAAATGATGAGTTAACAGAACCGTAACCTGTTTTCAACAACTCTTAACAGAGTTCTATTGGTGGCCATTTTACATTTTCTCTCTTTGATGGACAGCTGACCTGCTCTTCGTTTTTTTTGGATTACAATGTCACAGCTCGATCCCATCACCTGGTGGCTTTTTtttaacatactgtatgtgcatGGTATGTAAACGATTTGTGAGGCACTTGGATTCTGTGTGTGTGGCAACGCAACAAGCAGCA carries:
- the LOC115129838 gene encoding paraspeckle component 1-like isoform X3, which gives rise to MAHRNLKQINIQNNAPSPKPQQQQQYHQQQRYHQQQHTKRNMDSPGMERRPNVADGKTPPPKPPTAASPAAEGEGGAGESQEMTLDIKSFRRPGEKTFTQRCRLFIGNLPTDLTEDDFKKLFSKYGEANEVFINRDRGFGFIRLETRTLAEIAKAELDGTVLGNRPIRIRFATHGSALTVRNLSPVVSNELLEEAFSEFGPVERAIVVVDDRGRPTGKGFVEFANKPCARKALDRCADGALLLTASPRPAIVEPTEQLDEEDGLPEKLLVKSVHYHKEREHPPRFAQPGTFEFEYSSRWKALDEMEKQQRDQVERNIREAKEKLEQEMEAAKHEHQLMMMRQDLMRRQEELRRLEELRNQELQKRKNIEMRHEERRRQEEEMMQRHREQEELRRQPGGFKPNYADTVHSLYMLQI
- the LOC115129838 gene encoding paraspeckle component 1-like isoform X2, whose translation is MAHRNLKQINIQNNAPSPKPQQQQQYHQQQRYHQQQHTKRNMDSPGMERRPNVADGKTPPPKPPTAASPAAEGEGGAGESQEMTLDIKSFRRPGEKTFTQRCRLFIGNLPTDLTEDDFKKLFSKYGEANEVFINRDRGFGFIRLETRTLAEIAKAELDGTVLGNRPIRIRFATHGSALTVRNLSPVVSNELLEEAFSEFGPVERAIVVVDDRGRPTGKGFVEFANKPCARKALDRCADGALLLTASPRPAIVEPTEQLDEEDGLPEKLLVKSVHYHKEREHPPRFAQPGTFEFEYSSRWKALDEMEKQQRDQVERNIREAKEKLEQEMEAAKHEHQLMMMRQDLMRRQEELRRLEELRNQELQKRKNIEMRHEERRRQEEEMMQRHREQEELRRQPGGFKPNYADTMGLTPPLLPGPV
- the LOC115129838 gene encoding paraspeckle component 1-like isoform X1; translation: MAHRNLKQINIQNNAPSPKPQQQQQYHQQQRYHQQQHTKRNMDSPGMERRPNVADGKTPPPKPPTAASPAAEGEGGAGESQEMTLDIKSFRRPGEKTFTQRCRLFIGNLPTDLTEDDFKKLFSKYGEANEVFINRDRGFGFIRLETRTLAEIAKAELDGTVLGNRPIRIRFATHGSALTVRNLSPVVSNELLEEAFSEFGPVERAIVVVDDRGRPTGKGFVEFANKPCARKALDRCADGALLLTASPRPAIVEPTEQLDEEDGLPEKLLVKSVHYHKEREHPPRFAQPGTFEFEYSSRWKALDEMEKQQRDQVERNIREAKEKLEQEMEAAKHEHQLMMMRQDLMRRQEELRRLEELRNQELQKRKNIEMRHEERRRQEEEMMQRHREQEELRRQPGGFKPNYADTREQEMRMGELGPRGAINMGDGFNPASVAGASVNQGPPQMIGIGMSGRAGAMGPEGTPNMGAPNMMPDNGAMLRNDRFPQGAPNQIGSSPMSGHPGVESPQQQQAVGAGLMGAGPGPAVGGPAGFGRGIPVVGNYEGPNNKRRRY